A single region of the Photobacterium sanguinicancri genome encodes:
- a CDS encoding bifunctional metallophosphatase/5'-nucleotidase, which yields MTFSKPLIAMSITLALTGCSLSSAPSDDAFTLTVAHINDTHSNFDPVKSSFKANDTLVYNEFGGYPRLQTMAEEYKQAAAENNDSFLFLHGGDAWQGSAYFKLNEGAMNAELLSRMGLDAMALGNHEFDLNNAKLNTFISDINFPVLAANVDISKDPDLKGQTNLKPFVVFAFDGNDKVEVKDLTNLPTDKDLVAVFGIALDDMPNLSPNTGKVEFHNMVESSQATVDMLKAKGINNIVAVTHIGNAVDLDVASKVNGIDLIVGGHSHTLLGDFTNIGHDHTGTYAQMVTNPNGNSQTCVVQAGQYAQAIGQLEVSFDKQGDVTSCAGLNTLLSNDEYYHSPMREADSKFSAADSEKVVDFIEGEDNITITDEEASMRSLIDSKYKPAVDKAYGKVIAQVPEEINHERRPGDKGTDEHGSDVAVLIAAGQYYWANTPEVKAVTGMDVDFALIGAGGIRTNIEAGEYREGNVALEMLPFSNFMSVVPVQGKDIKALIESTITATLPAGAHAGKFPYGGHIRYQFTETKANQSGKLDFVEVMTGTASNPTWTPLQDNKTYNIAVNNYNATGNDGWTPLFKAQQKNSDRVDLAYVDGKLTGFKVKNIDEVNGKYKVRYEDKAPNCKAANTRCNTDAQAMIDYIANEMPVITPQSYEVVTFKRAM from the coding sequence ATGACGTTCTCCAAGCCTCTTATCGCGATGTCTATCACATTGGCACTTACAGGCTGCTCGCTTAGCTCTGCACCATCAGACGATGCTTTCACTCTAACCGTTGCTCATATCAACGACACGCATTCAAACTTCGACCCTGTAAAATCAAGTTTTAAAGCAAACGATACCTTGGTTTACAATGAGTTTGGTGGCTACCCTCGCCTTCAAACTATGGCTGAAGAGTACAAACAAGCAGCCGCTGAAAACAACGACAGTTTCTTGTTCTTACACGGTGGTGACGCATGGCAAGGCAGCGCATACTTCAAATTAAATGAAGGCGCGATGAACGCAGAGCTACTAAGCCGTATGGGCTTGGATGCTATGGCGCTAGGTAACCACGAATTTGACCTTAATAACGCGAAACTGAATACATTCATTAGCGATATTAATTTCCCGGTTCTAGCTGCAAACGTAGATATCAGTAAAGACCCAGATCTTAAAGGTCAAACGAACCTAAAACCTTTTGTGGTATTCGCATTTGATGGTAACGACAAGGTTGAAGTAAAAGATCTAACTAACCTACCAACAGACAAAGATTTAGTCGCTGTATTTGGTATTGCGCTTGATGACATGCCAAACCTGTCACCAAACACAGGCAAAGTTGAATTCCATAATATGGTGGAATCATCACAAGCAACTGTTGATATGCTAAAAGCGAAAGGCATTAACAACATCGTTGCTGTTACGCACATTGGTAACGCAGTTGATCTTGATGTTGCATCAAAAGTAAATGGCATCGATCTGATTGTTGGTGGTCACTCACATACCCTACTGGGCGATTTTACCAACATTGGTCACGACCACACTGGCACTTACGCACAAATGGTGACAAACCCGAACGGTAATAGCCAAACATGTGTTGTACAAGCAGGTCAATACGCGCAAGCAATCGGTCAACTTGAAGTAAGCTTTGACAAGCAAGGCGATGTAACCTCTTGTGCTGGTTTGAATACATTGCTAAGTAATGACGAGTACTACCACTCGCCAATGCGTGAAGCAGACAGTAAATTCAGCGCGGCTGATAGTGAAAAAGTAGTCGATTTCATCGAAGGTGAAGACAACATCACCATCACCGATGAAGAGGCCTCAATGCGCTCACTGATCGACTCCAAATACAAACCAGCAGTTGATAAAGCTTACGGTAAAGTGATTGCACAGGTACCTGAAGAAATTAATCACGAGCGCCGCCCAGGTGACAAAGGCACTGATGAGCATGGTTCAGATGTTGCGGTATTAATTGCAGCTGGCCAATACTACTGGGCTAACACGCCAGAAGTGAAAGCCGTGACGGGTATGGACGTTGATTTCGCGCTAATTGGTGCTGGCGGTATCCGTACGAACATTGAAGCCGGTGAATATCGTGAAGGTAACGTTGCCCTTGAGATGCTACCATTCTCTAACTTCATGTCTGTTGTACCCGTTCAAGGTAAAGACATTAAAGCGTTAATTGAAAGCACAATTACCGCAACGCTACCAGCAGGTGCACACGCGGGTAAATTCCCATACGGTGGCCACATTCGTTACCAATTCACTGAAACAAAAGCGAATCAAAGCGGTAAGCTAGATTTTGTTGAAGTTATGACGGGTACGGCAAGCAACCCAACATGGACTCCACTACAAGACAACAAAACCTACAACATTGCAGTGAACAACTACAATGCAACAGGTAACGATGGCTGGACTCCACTATTTAAAGCACAACAGAAAAACTCTGACCGTGTCGACCTTGCTTATGTCGATGGCAAACTAACGGGCTTTAAAGTGAAAAATATTGACGAAGTGAACGGTAAATACAAAGTTCGCTACGAAGATAAAGCGCCGAACTGTAAAGCAGCCAATACCCGCTGTAATACTGATGCACAAGCAATGATCGACTACATCGCCAATGAGATGCCAGTGATCACGCCACAAAGCTACGAAGTTGTTACATTCAAACGTGCAATGTAA
- a CDS encoding beta-N-acetylhexosaminidase, with translation MLKRTLLSTVIMASLAACSSISSEQSTVNQLAENLDINYTVITNQGADDGLACKELQAEWASCNKVNMTITNTGEAVDSSDWTIYFHSIRLILDVENDQFKITRVTGDLHKLEPTNKFDGFAAGEEVVLPLVAEYWQLFETDFMPGAFVTAPGVEARNIISLDTEDTGEYVDEIIGNQLKRTLADNNVVATAKTRFEKNADVTEIDASTHIIPTPLKTTLTYKKVDLENGIAITANGINTDQLAALNQRAELLGLETAGEYPVSVSVNKSQFKDGVSGAYKLDVSEDKTTVIAFDEAGAFYGVQSLLALVSLDSSEIPTLSVEDAPRFEYRGVMVDVARNFHSKGAILATIDQMAAYKLNKLHLHLTDDEGWRLAIPGLPELTDIGSQRCFDESETSCLLPQLGSGANADNFGSGYFTTDDYVEILTYAKNRNIEVIPEIDMPAHSRAAVMSMEARYTRLAAEGKMEEANQYRLMDPKDESNVTTVQFYNKQSFINPCLDSSATFVDKVITEVAAMHKAAGVPLSTWHFGGDEAKNIKLHAGFQDINDKEKIAWKGDLDLSKQDFPFAKSPQCQSLIASGEVADFEHLPSHFAEQVSKIVADKGIPHFQAWQDGLKHSEDADAFATESVRANFWDTLYWGGGASAYEWAEKGYDVVISNPDYVYMDFPYEVDAKERGYYWATRATDTRKMFGFAPENLPQNAETSVDRDGNGFESAGTVTPKKPFYGLSAQLWSETVRTDEQYEYMVFPRVIAAAERAWHEASWENEYKAGVKYSLETNLVNKKAQLTDWTNFANTMGQRELAKLERAGIDYRLPIPGAEIANGELSMNISFPGVTLQYSVDGGKTWFAYDNANKPNVTGDVQIRSASFTGERVSRVTNVK, from the coding sequence ATGTTGAAAAGAACGCTTCTTTCTACTGTTATTATGGCAAGTTTAGCTGCTTGTTCTTCTATTTCATCTGAGCAATCAACGGTTAATCAACTGGCAGAAAACCTAGATATTAACTACACAGTAATTACTAACCAAGGCGCCGATGACGGCCTTGCATGTAAAGAACTTCAAGCGGAATGGGCGTCATGTAACAAAGTAAACATGACAATCACGAACACCGGCGAAGCAGTTGATTCCAGCGATTGGACAATTTACTTCCACAGCATTCGCTTAATTCTAGATGTTGAAAATGATCAGTTTAAAATTACTCGTGTAACGGGCGACTTACATAAACTAGAACCAACCAATAAGTTTGATGGCTTTGCGGCTGGTGAAGAAGTTGTTCTTCCATTAGTTGCTGAATACTGGCAGTTATTTGAGACCGACTTCATGCCGGGCGCATTCGTAACGGCACCTGGCGTTGAAGCACGTAATATCATCTCTTTAGATACTGAAGATACAGGAGAATACGTAGATGAAATTATTGGAAACCAGCTAAAACGTACGCTTGCTGATAATAACGTTGTCGCAACAGCTAAGACGCGTTTCGAAAAAAATGCAGACGTTACAGAAATCGATGCATCTACCCATATTATTCCAACACCGTTAAAAACAACGCTAACTTATAAGAAAGTTGATTTAGAAAACGGCATTGCTATCACAGCTAACGGTATTAATACCGACCAACTTGCGGCGTTAAATCAGCGTGCTGAACTTCTCGGTCTAGAAACAGCGGGTGAATATCCAGTTTCTGTTTCTGTAAATAAGAGCCAATTTAAAGATGGCGTTTCAGGTGCATACAAACTAGATGTGTCAGAAGATAAAACAACGGTTATTGCATTCGATGAAGCGGGAGCATTCTATGGCGTCCAGTCTTTACTGGCGTTAGTCAGCTTAGATAGCTCTGAGATTCCAACGTTAAGCGTAGAAGATGCACCTCGTTTCGAATACCGTGGTGTCATGGTTGATGTTGCTCGTAACTTCCACTCAAAAGGAGCGATTCTTGCAACTATTGACCAAATGGCTGCATACAAGTTAAACAAACTGCACCTTCACCTTACCGATGATGAAGGTTGGCGTTTAGCCATTCCTGGCCTTCCAGAACTAACAGACATTGGTAGTCAGCGTTGTTTCGATGAATCAGAAACTTCATGTCTATTGCCTCAACTAGGGTCTGGTGCAAACGCAGATAACTTTGGCTCTGGTTACTTTACAACAGATGACTATGTTGAAATCCTAACATACGCGAAAAACCGCAACATTGAAGTGATCCCTGAAATCGATATGCCAGCTCACTCACGAGCAGCAGTGATGTCAATGGAAGCGCGTTACACACGTCTTGCTGCTGAAGGCAAAATGGAAGAAGCGAACCAATACCGTCTGATGGATCCAAAAGACGAATCAAACGTAACAACGGTTCAGTTCTACAATAAACAAAGTTTCATCAACCCGTGTCTAGATTCATCTGCAACCTTTGTCGATAAAGTCATCACAGAAGTAGCAGCAATGCACAAAGCCGCGGGGGTTCCTCTATCAACTTGGCACTTCGGTGGTGATGAAGCGAAAAACATCAAACTTCACGCGGGTTTCCAAGATATTAACGATAAAGAAAAAATTGCATGGAAGGGCGATTTAGATTTATCTAAGCAAGATTTCCCATTTGCTAAGTCACCGCAATGCCAGTCACTGATTGCCAGCGGTGAAGTTGCAGATTTCGAACACCTTCCAAGCCATTTCGCAGAGCAAGTATCTAAGATTGTTGCAGATAAAGGCATTCCGCATTTCCAAGCGTGGCAAGATGGTCTGAAACACTCAGAAGATGCAGATGCATTCGCAACTGAATCTGTACGTGCAAACTTCTGGGACACTCTGTACTGGGGCGGTGGTGCTTCTGCATACGAGTGGGCAGAAAAAGGCTATGACGTAGTTATCTCTAACCCAGATTACGTGTACATGGACTTCCCATACGAAGTAGATGCCAAAGAACGTGGCTACTACTGGGCAACGCGTGCAACCGATACCCGTAAGATGTTCGGTTTTGCACCTGAAAATCTACCTCAAAATGCAGAAACGTCAGTAGATCGTGACGGTAACGGCTTTGAAAGTGCAGGTACAGTAACGCCGAAGAAACCTTTCTACGGCCTGTCTGCACAACTTTGGTCTGAAACAGTCCGTACCGATGAACAGTATGAGTACATGGTATTTCCACGTGTTATCGCAGCAGCAGAGCGTGCATGGCATGAAGCGTCTTGGGAAAATGAATACAAAGCGGGTGTTAAATATTCTCTAGAAACAAATTTAGTGAATAAGAAAGCACAGCTTACTGATTGGACGAACTTTGCAAACACTATGGGTCAACGTGAATTAGCGAAGCTTGAAAGAGCGGGCATTGATTACCGTTTACCAATCCCAGGTGCAGAAATTGCTAACGGCGAACTAAGCATGAACATTTCATTCCCAGGTGTAACGCTACAATACTCTGTAGATGGTGGTAAAACATGGTTTGCATACGACAATGCAAACAAACCAAACGTAACGGGTGACGTTCAAATTCGCTCAGCATCATTTACTGGCGAACGTGTTAGCCGAGTAACAAACGTTAAATAA
- a CDS encoding SMI1/KNR4 family protein, translating into MSKIDVLKSYVNLDTGSIRFLPVEVEDVNEAEVELGFSLPLSLKRFYSSIGYGWLGDDTCADVRNLIIHPLDIVDLYKCESEFSPLDVFLDGDLPILDCGGDKFLVVRPNSQFPDRVYRDDGGSVALAEDVGALALKLLNSPKFYFE; encoded by the coding sequence ATGAGTAAAATTGATGTATTAAAGAGTTATGTCAACTTAGATACAGGTTCTATTCGCTTTCTGCCTGTTGAAGTTGAAGACGTTAATGAGGCTGAAGTAGAACTAGGTTTCTCATTACCATTAAGCTTAAAGAGATTCTATTCATCGATTGGGTATGGTTGGTTAGGTGATGATACTTGTGCTGATGTGAGAAATTTAATTATTCATCCGTTAGATATTGTTGACTTATATAAATGTGAGTCAGAATTTTCCCCATTAGATGTATTTTTAGATGGAGACTTACCTATTTTAGATTGTGGAGGTGATAAATTTTTAGTTGTTCGCCCTAATTCGCAATTTCCAGACAGAGTTTATCGTGATGATGGTGGCTCTGTTGCTCTCGCAGAGGATGTGGGAGCACTTGCTCTAAAGTTACTGAATAGCCCCAAATTTTATTTTGAGTAA
- a CDS encoding RHS repeat-associated core domain-containing protein, with amino-acid sequence MSLVIGIKLKASDGMVYHFVTTPQQAGNLDAVTFNHPSAAHILIKMFEHLYEGVHGRDLLSVAELVEPTLARRARLEPSAYKTEILQVLNQALMKQRLSCLRMPETKPVIAHEEQPSIPPVQSQASLPKAGGSTQQKETVGDDAIRMDTPAVSLSETEFCGDPVSMVTGEEVLSLTDVTLAGGHSLEWGRIYRSGQCNIDIGMGFGWRSKFQYELSLVDTSEKKELPKQWCFTDNEGSTLFFDDVDIGAVSYQIRAGASLYHHPEKYHLLRLKDGRQIRFNWLHGAWRMDKLRINQTVQYGFQYSVAGRMTGIDINGYLVLALRYDRSGHLISVEVPQVSKNDPIIVLASYQYDENGHQISATNRNQQTEHYQYRDDHLITCRTRASGFRHYFEWLGDGKSAKCCSQYGDKGNYHYQFDYDDQAKVSISTDSRGHQWHYRHNEQGLLLEKVSPKGARWQYYYNQLGLKVTEIAPNNGVTHYRYNNQGLLAELEMPSGELTAFRYNRFGQCIEQVNTQGLVTSHRFNSLGLLLSTTHPDGRNDEYLYDHQGRLTKQLAANGDQLQYWWNERGLLDAVKVNNALTRYSYDSTSEINGVAYPDGKVAAFQRDSSGNITKSSQYHPGSDEPVITHSFEYDQAGRIVSHTDPIGRKLRVIWGGLSQPEALIQADGSHIAYQYDEERNLVGISRSDGCCYQLEWDEEERLSRTVGFDGREQHYRYDENGELIALQEADRNVRIQRDIAGRVTTMFAVSASGTRDSIQFHYDDANRLINANTATRKLRQEWLLHSHPVATWQDHHQFQYGFNRQGLRQQLVLADSQNITYQYDANQQLSQILLNGEMILDISHDNQGRECQRQQGNGFNLNTHYDEQGRLSHQQWNTPLSDKKSSHDRHYFYDQASQLTRIHDRHLGEQAYSFDALNQLQSHRIGLDIHRYKFDSFGNPVSESSVVEQDQLLAHKDIAFNYDLYGNQILSRSQSATQHRQFNGLNQLVQVNHQGRTSFYEYDAQGRRSRKVTEQEMVDFLWDGDQLIGEYQQGQYRWYIYAPNDFTPLALIDNGEVYYFHTDHQGTPLAITDSCGETVWQANYRTFGFADITIEKVKNPLRYQGQYFDDESGLHYNRFRYYDPITGRFIHQDPIGLLGGINHYRYAPNPVQWVDPLGLSCKEGGGNALLNSAYFLGGITKYSGNAVTGTIEAIYADPTGVAWDTLYTVVDAVYYPIDIVTRPLGFTTHAVDRTNARINDALGAAQELKVNTVANWECRNWEGLGSNLAAIGMVVNPRSLVKGSVTKVVGISNLPIFKQYIREVEKFSKVKLGRDQKALIKEFLRNKDNGIKKLSTQDAKAHRWTNSTKDQLIKEWEMNTGQKWPRYEEDKLSKRGRVYIRKGEYFDAHEIIPNQYNAPHSWWNIVPAERPNAHQGGIHGAGSGYSKIVDRF; translated from the coding sequence ATGAGTTTGGTTATTGGCATTAAACTCAAGGCCAGCGATGGCATGGTATATCACTTTGTGACTACTCCTCAGCAGGCTGGTAATCTTGATGCTGTTACTTTTAACCATCCTTCTGCTGCCCATATATTAATAAAAATGTTTGAGCATCTTTACGAAGGTGTTCATGGTCGTGATTTATTGTCTGTTGCTGAATTGGTTGAACCAACCTTGGCAAGACGAGCGCGATTAGAGCCATCTGCGTATAAGACTGAAATATTGCAAGTCTTAAACCAAGCACTCATGAAGCAGCGTTTGTCCTGTTTAAGGATGCCAGAGACAAAGCCCGTAATTGCACATGAAGAACAACCCAGTATCCCACCTGTTCAAAGCCAGGCATCGTTACCCAAAGCTGGCGGTTCTACACAGCAAAAGGAGACTGTTGGTGATGATGCAATACGGATGGATACGCCAGCTGTATCTTTAAGTGAAACTGAATTTTGTGGTGACCCCGTTTCGATGGTAACGGGTGAGGAAGTACTCTCACTTACCGATGTAACATTAGCTGGAGGGCATTCGCTTGAGTGGGGGCGTATATATCGTTCTGGTCAATGTAATATTGACATTGGCATGGGATTTGGCTGGCGAAGTAAATTCCAATACGAGTTAAGCTTGGTTGATACATCGGAAAAAAAAGAGCTTCCGAAGCAATGGTGTTTTACCGATAACGAAGGTAGCACATTGTTTTTCGATGATGTCGATATTGGCGCTGTTAGCTATCAAATTCGTGCTGGTGCTAGTCTGTACCATCATCCAGAAAAATATCATTTGTTACGCCTAAAAGATGGCCGTCAAATTCGCTTTAACTGGCTTCATGGTGCCTGGCGAATGGACAAACTCCGTATCAATCAAACTGTCCAATATGGTTTTCAGTATTCAGTTGCTGGAAGAATGACAGGTATTGATATTAATGGTTACCTTGTATTAGCACTAAGGTACGACCGCAGCGGTCATCTTATTTCAGTTGAAGTCCCTCAAGTTTCTAAAAATGATCCGATCATTGTGCTTGCCTCTTATCAATATGATGAGAATGGTCATCAGATCTCTGCAACTAATCGTAATCAGCAGACTGAGCACTATCAATACCGTGATGATCATTTGATAACTTGTCGTACTCGTGCATCCGGGTTTCGTCATTATTTTGAATGGCTAGGTGACGGTAAAAGCGCTAAATGCTGTAGCCAGTATGGCGATAAAGGCAATTATCATTACCAATTTGATTATGACGATCAAGCTAAGGTCAGTATCAGTACTGATAGTCGCGGTCATCAATGGCACTATCGACATAACGAACAAGGATTACTGCTTGAGAAAGTGAGCCCGAAAGGGGCGCGTTGGCAGTATTACTATAATCAACTGGGTTTAAAAGTCACCGAGATAGCGCCTAATAACGGGGTGACGCATTATCGCTACAATAATCAAGGATTATTAGCTGAACTAGAAATGCCGAGTGGTGAATTAACGGCTTTTCGTTATAACCGTTTTGGCCAATGTATTGAGCAAGTAAACACACAGGGCTTAGTGACTTCCCATCGCTTTAATAGCCTTGGATTATTACTTTCAACGACACATCCAGATGGGCGTAATGATGAATACCTTTATGATCATCAAGGTCGATTGACTAAGCAGCTAGCGGCTAATGGTGATCAGCTACAATATTGGTGGAATGAACGTGGCTTGCTTGATGCTGTAAAAGTGAATAATGCACTTACACGTTATAGCTATGATAGTACTAGTGAAATAAATGGTGTCGCTTATCCTGATGGGAAGGTTGCCGCTTTTCAACGTGATAGCAGTGGTAATATCACTAAAAGTAGCCAATATCATCCAGGATCAGATGAACCCGTAATAACCCATTCGTTCGAGTATGATCAGGCCGGGCGTATTGTTAGCCATACCGATCCTATTGGCCGTAAATTACGGGTGATTTGGGGGGGATTATCTCAGCCTGAAGCGCTTATTCAAGCTGATGGCAGTCATATTGCTTACCAGTATGATGAAGAGAGAAACCTCGTAGGTATTAGCCGAAGTGATGGTTGTTGTTATCAACTGGAATGGGATGAAGAAGAGCGCTTGAGTCGCACTGTCGGCTTTGATGGACGCGAACAGCACTACCGTTACGATGAGAACGGAGAGTTAATCGCACTCCAAGAAGCCGACAGAAATGTTCGTATACAGCGAGATATTGCAGGGCGTGTGACGACTATGTTTGCCGTGTCTGCAAGCGGCACACGAGACAGCATTCAGTTCCACTATGATGATGCTAATCGCCTCATTAATGCCAATACAGCGACAAGAAAATTACGCCAAGAGTGGCTGTTGCATTCGCATCCTGTTGCCACTTGGCAAGATCATCATCAGTTTCAATATGGTTTTAACCGCCAAGGGTTACGTCAGCAGTTAGTACTGGCTGATAGCCAAAATATCACCTACCAGTATGACGCTAATCAGCAATTGAGCCAGATCTTGCTTAATGGTGAGATGATCCTCGATATATCACATGATAATCAAGGAAGGGAGTGTCAACGCCAACAAGGTAATGGGTTTAATCTGAATACACACTATGACGAACAAGGCCGCTTGTCTCATCAGCAGTGGAATACGCCATTAAGTGATAAAAAAAGTAGCCACGACCGCCATTATTTTTACGACCAAGCCAGTCAACTCACCCGTATTCATGATCGCCACCTAGGTGAACAAGCCTATAGCTTTGATGCGCTAAACCAACTTCAATCACACCGTATTGGCTTAGATATTCATCGTTATAAGTTTGATAGCTTTGGTAATCCGGTATCTGAATCAAGTGTGGTCGAGCAAGATCAACTATTAGCGCACAAGGATATTGCGTTTAATTATGATCTGTACGGTAACCAGATCCTCTCACGCTCCCAGAGTGCGACCCAGCATCGCCAATTCAATGGGCTTAATCAACTTGTTCAAGTTAATCATCAAGGCCGAACAAGTTTTTATGAATACGATGCGCAAGGGCGCCGTAGCCGTAAAGTGACCGAGCAAGAAATGGTTGATTTTCTGTGGGATGGTGATCAACTCATTGGCGAATATCAGCAAGGCCAGTACCGCTGGTATATCTATGCACCGAATGATTTCACCCCACTGGCTTTGATTGATAACGGTGAAGTCTACTATTTCCACACCGATCACCAAGGCACACCCCTGGCGATTACCGATAGTTGCGGAGAAACGGTATGGCAAGCCAATTATCGTACCTTTGGCTTTGCTGATATCACCATAGAAAAAGTCAAAAACCCCCTGCGCTACCAAGGGCAGTATTTTGATGACGAGTCAGGCCTGCACTATAACCGCTTCCGTTACTACGATCCGATCACGGGTCGCTTTATCCACCAAGATCCGATTGGCTTATTGGGGGGAATAAATCACTATCGTTATGCGCCCAATCCCGTGCAATGGGTCGATCCATTGGGGTTGAGTTGTAAAGAGGGGGGAGGAAATGCACTCTTAAATTCAGCGTACTTTCTTGGTGGTATAACTAAATATTCTGGAAACGCAGTTACAGGGACTATTGAAGCAATATATGCGGATCCTACTGGCGTTGCATGGGATACACTCTATACGGTAGTTGATGCGGTATACTATCCTATTGATATTGTGACTCGCCCACTTGGTTTTACCACCCATGCAGTTGATAGAACCAATGCAAGAATCAACGACGCATTGGGTGCAGCGCAAGAGCTGAAGGTAAACACAGTCGCTAATTGGGAGTGTCGTAACTGGGAAGGACTTGGTAGTAACCTAGCGGCGATTGGGATGGTGGTTAATCCGAGATCGTTAGTTAAAGGGAGCGTGACTAAAGTTGTTGGTATTAGCAACCTTCCAATATTTAAACAATATATTAGAGAGGTAGAAAAGTTTTCAAAAGTTAAACTCGGCCGAGACCAGAAGGCCTTGATTAAAGAGTTTCTTAGAAATAAAGATAATGGTATTAAAAAACTTTCTACTCAAGATGCGAAAGCTCATCGGTGGACTAACTCAACAAAAGATCAGTTGATAAAAGAGTGGGAAATGAATACAGGGCAAAAGTGGCCAAGATATGAGGAGGATAAACTATCAAAAAGGGGAAGAGTTTACATAAGAAAGGGTGAATATTTTGATGCGCATGAGATAATACCAAATCAATATAATGCTCCCCACTCTTGGTGGAATATAGTTCCAGCTGAGAGGCCGAATGCTCATCAAGGAGGTATCCACGGAGCAGGTAGTGGTTATAGTAAAATTGTGGATAGATTTTGA